Genomic window (Vigna radiata var. radiata cultivar VC1973A chromosome 1, Vradiata_ver6, whole genome shotgun sequence):
TAGGAACCCAGACGTCGTTATGATCTCTCCTAAATCCAAAGGATTCTAGTGAAGTTTGGGCTATTGTCATTTGTCTCGTGGTTGGGGCAGGAATTTCATCATccaatggaaataaaaaatgttgcaAGATACGGGAGATCAAAAATGCATATGGTAATGGAGCATTTGGCTTCAAAGCCCTCTTCATCCTATGACATATGAGATGGGTCCAGTTGATCTGCTTCCCCGTCATTATAATCCACAACAGAATAACATCTTCCTCGGTAGCCTGGGCAATGTTAGAAACATGTGGCAACAAAATACGAACGATAATGTAATGTAATATTCTAGCCTCAACTGTCATGGATCCTGCTAGAATTCTACCAACTATACGTTTGTCAGGCGAAATTATCAACTGTTTTGCCGCATTGAAATTGTATTCATCCATCCATTGGTATAatatttttccttcaaatttcaATCCAACAGAGGGTAGGTTGGATATGGAAGCCAATAGACTGGGTTTGAtaatcattttaacatttttaacctCAGTCTTAATGGTTTCATTATCAGAAATTTTAAGATTACTATAAAAAATTCGTACAAGTTCAGGATAGTAGCCTAGACCATCACAGACAAAATCAACCAAGCCTATATTTGTGAGCATGTGGAAAAATTCCATATTTTGTCTTTCAAAAAAATCTCTATCCACGAATTTTGGTTCAATGACTTCACGGTCGCTAAAAAGTGTGAAATACCTTTCAGCCAGTGCAGGACttgaaaattgaaggatttCTTGCGATTCATtcggtgatggtggtggtgagaATGACGACGAGCTTTCGATCGGTGAAGGTTCACGGCGGCGACGTCTCGCAGCTCTAGAAGATGAACCCCTAACCCTTTGCCTTTTGGAAGAATCCGCCATTTCGAaattttaatcggtggaaattgaagaaaatgaagagtaGAATGTAAAAATGGTGTTTAGAAGTGAGAAAAGTGGGAAAAGATGAGATTTTGGAGGTCTTGTTGGTGCAAAAATGGTGGTTTTCGGCGCTGCAGTGGTTGGGAGAGGGTGGGTGTGcgaaatgagagagaaaaagttggtTTTATAGGGTAGGGTTGGgcgcgtaatcgattacgaggttgatgtaatcgattaccaggggtCTGTTGCAATTTTCTCAGCCAGCAagctctggtaatcgattacagagactgtgtaatcgattaccatagtGGTTTTTGCAGTAGAACAATATTTGGATACAAATATgacataatataaaacataagaaGTTTTTATTACATTCATCCATGTTCAAATAAAGTGTCAAACATCATCCATGTTCAAATAAAGTGTCAAACATAAGAAGTAattattacagtcatccaagtAGAAGTCTAAACAACTATTAAACAGTACAGAACAATAGAAAAGAGTCTTAaacattacaaatatttatgGACGTAAGGGGTAAATAAATCTTGTTCTTCGTTGTCCATCTTCATCTATGTAGGTCCAATCTTTCAGATCCTCATAGTGCTCAGCTTGAGTTGGAGGACGTATATCTATTGTTTGGACGAAAAGTTCAATATACTGAGACGTCCTTGGACGTTTAACAGACCTGTCAATAGTTTGTGCTTTTTGCCAACGTCCAATCATTTGTGCAATATCATTATCACATTTTATGGAAGCTGTATCATGAATGAGGTGGTTGTTACGTACCTTTGTGGGACGATGATAATCAATATGGGTCACAACTCTTCTGTCTCCACACTGCACAATTTCacttaattgagaaaaaagTTCATTGAATGAGATATTGTGATTGATTGACGTGGTAACCTTTGCATCTGATCGGAATTCGATCCCGTAACCAGAGCGACTTTCTATCATTCCAGCGCCTTTAAGTTGACCTCCAAAATAGATTATTACAGGTGAGTTTGGAGTGTCATTTGTGGGTGTCgtagatgaagatgatgcaTTTGTAGGAATCATAAGACCCATTATTTCGTCCGGAGATCTTACCCATGTAACATAAATTTCCATGACTGCGTTAATGGGAAAATTAGACTTACATGATATCATTTCTCTGACATCTTCGTCTGATCTTAGTTTGAATGCTTCATATGAGATTGTTTGATTACCATTTTGTCTCGGTCGACGGAAGTACAAGTTGTTGATGGCTGTGTTAGTTGGTTTGTCAGAGGCTATGCAAACTTTGTCTTGAAGTTGTTTGTGGGTGCAGTTGAGTGGGATGCAAAACAATTTAGGATTCTGACAGATGAACTCAACTCCATTTTCGCCATTCCTTATTTCGTCGTGTTGAAATAAGGCAGCAAGGTATGAGTTGTATATGTTTTGTGTGGCTGTGGCGTTCATGCCAAAAACTTCATTCTCGTAGGTGTTCATTTTCAGAGAGATGATGAAGTATGGTGAAAGATGAAGTTAGAGCAATGTATTTTGTGAGTTGTGTGGATATCCATAACACAATTGTGGTTGTATTTATAGTGAAAAATGTGAAGTCCTTTTGGAGAGAATCTCTAAATAGTAATTGAAAATTACTTGGAAGGGACACAATATTGTgatgtcatttaatttttatttaatgaaaaaaaaagtacatcATAATGTTTGTCTATGTCTATCTATGTCCTCCAGTCCCACAAGTTGGTCTTCTTCTTTGGCGTTGCCCTCATCTCTGTTGTTGNGGTGATTGAGTCTGCGTATTTTCGTCTTCATCCACATGCTGACTTTGAATTGACTGCTCTTCGTATTGGAAGTCCATGGTGGGTCGATAAACGTTTTGTGACGAAGACGCGTGTTGGAATGCAGACGGTGGAGTAGTTGTGGTAGTTCCAAACTGATTTGAAGGACCCGCAGAAAATGTTGACGGACCTGTGCCTAGTGGTGTTGATGGTGGAAAATAACCGTACGAGCTTCCCCCTTGAGTATACGGAGATGGATATGGATACTGCATGTGCTCAAAGGAAGACCTTTGTGGGACGTGGTCAGGCGGTGATGAACGGTATGCGGATGTTGGTTGAAAATGTTGTTCTTGATCCATGTCATACTGTTCGAAACAATTTTGCGGTTATATTGGGTgcaaaaaacaaacaataaagaacgaaaaattttaaaattattgttgtacCTCTTCGTCTATTGAGTCATCGTGTATTGGAGCTATATACCGGATAATATGACTTATGTACCATTGCATATACTCTGAATCGTCACGCAAGTGACCATTTATGTTGAATGCAACACCGGTAAAGATACGATTGTGTCGGTCATTCCATAAAGCAATCCACTATTGATGGTGGTCTTGCCAATCCCAGTCTGCTCATCTTCTCATATCTAATTTATGAACCTCATCGAGATTTAGTAGTGGTTGCGGTACAGGTTGTCGAAATCCGAATTGACGCACCACACGGTCTGACTGGTGGAATTCTACAACTGAGAAGCATATTAGAGGCACAAGTGCTCGACAAGTGGCGGGGAGTTGGACTAGAATAATTTGACGAATTTCATTCCGTCTATATGGCGTCCataaaaactagaaaaatataattaattgttagaTAAAAATGTTGTAgtatttattcaaatgttgaatACCTGTTTCGGTGAAAGGTCATCCAATTTTTGACGAAATTCTTGTACTGTTGTGGTGTCATGCCGTCTTGTTTGTATAGTTCGACACCATTTTTTCGCCAATGGGAAAACAGTACCGGCGGTGATGTCGTGCTGAGTAACCTCTTGTATTTGCGGAGAAAGACATGTTATTCTTTCCCATGCCCAAGACTATAACAATATCATGCAGCCTCTGATATTGTCCTGATCGAGTCTTGTACCATGATCAAGGGCACGATACAAGCAGGAAAGAGCTGCAGATGCCCAGCTATAGCTTCTAACGTTGTCCAAGTCGGCTAAAAGTGGAAGATACATCAAATGTACCATACTCGCAGATGTATCTGGCATTAGTATGCTGCCAATCACGATCAACATGTACGCTCTAGCGTGTTGTTGAACAACCTCATCTGTGGCATCATAAGGTAATTGGCGAAACGTATTATTCAGCCACGACAATTTGATTCTGTTGCCTCTCACAGTATTTTCTGGAGGAACATGTCCTAGTAGTTGTTCACAAAATAAATGTAGAGGTCCACTACTGATGCCAGTCACAACATTACCTTCAATCGGAAGACCGAGTTGGAGTGCGACGTCTTCCAGTGTTATTGTACTTTCTCCTAGAGGGAAGTGGAAAGTATGAGTCTCAATTCTCCACCTTTCCACCAAAGCAGTCACTAGTACGTGATTTAATTCCATATttgatacttttaaaatatggtCAAATCCAGATGCTTGTAGGATGTTCATCACTCTTTCGTCGAGCTCGTCGACATGCTTTGATATCCATATTGCATGTCTTCTCGGTCGAAGAACTCTTTCAGTTCCTTCCCAAATTGCCTTAACCACGTGCTTGTCTTGGAGACGCAAAAGAGACATATCAACTGGTAGATGACGTGCAAAAGCCATAACCAATAATTCTTGGTatgtgaaaaaagaagaagaatgcaATTCTTTGTATTGTGAAATAATGCTTCTGCGAATTGTATTGCTGTAAGCAAAGAATCCTTCTGCGAATTGCTGCAAAGGTTCTCCCATCAATCAATTTATGGACGCTGGAGCAAGGGAATTGATTCCCCTCACACTGTTCCCATGTGCAAAGTCTTGGAACATTATTGACATTCAATAATGTTGTTGAAAACTGTAGCTTGAATTCATTTCAGCACGGAATGCAAACTCTCCCTCTGACCACTCGCACAGACGCATGCTCTCTGGGAATAGAAATCCTACACATTTCCTTTcccaacaataataaatatttcgtcttcttttattaaaaatagatttcggtctccaaaaattaaaaaaaaaaataaataaatgaaagaaaccctaaacccataaaaaataattttaataacaattttctgaatttttaacaattaaataatcatttttgaatgaatttgcaatgaaaaaaaaataaaaaatagaaaagtgaaGTCGTGTGGGGTAGCACGACTTCCATAGATGAAGTTGTGCCACCTCCCCACAACTTCActcttctattttttattttttcttttgcattcaaaaatcaaataaacaaagtttttaatgggaaaaaaatttatacaatttatttttcaacaaccaaaaattatttaaaaatttagcataAACCTAAAaccttaatattttattattttaatattttccacaattatttcaattttttcatatatttttttttaccattttaattatttttaattaaattaaaaagcaacttaataagtttattaataaataaatacatacaaTACTTCTATAACCTCTAAAGAATAAAAccataaatttatgataattttctataatttttctgaatttttaacaattaaataaccATTTTTTGATGAATTTGCAATNNNNNNNNNNNNNNNNNNNNNNNNNNNNNNNNNNNNNNNNNNNNNNNNNNNNNNNNNNNNNNNNNNNNNNNNNNNNNNNNNNNNNNNNNNNNNNNNNNNNNNNNNNNNNNNNNNNNNNNNNNNNNNNNNNNNNNNNNNNNNNNNNNNNNNNNNNNNNNNNNNNNNNNNNNNNNNNNNNNNNNNNNNNNNNNNNNNNNNNNNNNNNNNNNNNNNNNNNNNNNNNNNNNNNNNNNNNNNNNNNNNNNNNNNNNNNNNNNNNNNNNNNNNNNNNNNNNNNNNNNNNNNNNNNNNNNNNNNNNNNNNNNNNNNNNNNNNNNNNNNNNNNNNNNNNNNNNNNNNNNNNNNNNNNNNNNNNNNNNNNNNNNNNNNNNNNNNNNNNNNNNNNNNNNNNNNNNNNNNNNNNNNNNaattttctataatttttctgaatttttaacaattaaataaccattttttgatgaatttgcaataaaaaaaataaaaaatagaaaagtgaaGTCGTGTTGGGGTACCACGACTTCAATAGATGAAGTCGTGCCACCCCCATACGACttcacttttctattttttattttttttttgcattcaaaaatcaaataaacaatgttttaaatgaaaaaaaaatatataatttatttttcaacaaccaaaaattatttaaaaatttagcataAACCTAAaaccttattattttattattttaatattttNcacaattatttcaattttttcatataagcaatacatcattttaattatttttaattaaattaaaagcaacttaataagtttattaaaaaataaatatatacaatactTCTATAACCTCTAAAGAATAAAACcataaatttataacaattttctatattttttctgaatttttaaaaactttaaatacaaatttgaatgaatttttaacgaaaaaagaaaataaaaaatacaaaagtgaaGTCGTGTGGGGTACCACGACTTCAATAGAAGATCTATGCATTCATGCAACACTACCACATAGACCTGGCAAGGAAATGAAAGCTCAATGCATGCATGTTGTTATTTAATAAGGATAGtgaaaataaagtttaacatttcaatatatatacCAATAGTTAATCATTCCATTATTACGTTGTCCGTTATACACTTATTTGTGGTCTAGtaatcttcttcttcacctaCCTCTATTGCTTTTCTATTGCTCCTCTATTGCTCTTCTATTGCTCTTGTATTACTCCTCTATTGCTCTTCTATTGCTTCCAACTTCAACTATTTCATAATGGCATCGTGGAACTTCGGAGCATCTTCGTCATCACAAATCATTGATGAAGAACCAGTGATATTGGATAATGTTGATGAATTTAGCACAGATGATGAATTGGACAACTTACTTCACGATCAACATAATGACGACGACCAAATGACACAGTCATCTCAGGTTGNCATTNCGGAACTGCATGACCGTATGCAATTCCAATCAAAGGAGGAAACTATTGCTGCAATCAAACAATATCACATCAGCAACGGTTACAAATACATCGTACTTGAATCAAAGCCTAACATTTATGTTATTCGATGTGTAGAATACCACAATGGCTGCCAATGGCGCTTGAGGGCAGGCTATAGCAAAGTGCGTAAATATTGGGAAATCAAAAACATCGACGGCCAACATACTTGTTTCTCTAACATACTATCTCAAGATCATACAAATCTTGATAGTACTCACATTGCAACAATCATATCAAATTCTGTAAGGACAAACCCCTCAATTCCCATCAAGAGTTTGATTGCAGATATTAAAGCTCGATTCGGATATTCTGTGTCATACAGAAAAGCTTGGATCGCAAAACAAAAGGCTCTTGCGATGGAGTTTGGTGATTGGGAAGAGTCTTATAACCATCTACCAAGGTGGTTGCATGCGGTCAAGGATGCAAACCCAGGTACAATTTTACAATGCACTNNTTCTCCANTCGACATTGATGGAGAAATTGACAATAATTGCTACATTCTCGAAAGAGTTTTTTGGTCTTTCGGTCCTTGCATACAAggattcaaatattgtaaaccCATTCTACAAGTCGATGGAACGTTTTTAACGGGGAAATATCATGGAACTTTGCTGACCGCCATAGCTCAAGACGACAATAGAAATCTTTTTCCATTGGCATTTGCGATTGTAGAAGGTGAGACAAAGGAGGCCATGATATGGTTCTTTCAACTACTTCGAGAACATGTTTGCCCTGGACAAAATATTTGCATCATCACTGACAGAGGAAAGGGTATCTTATCCGCTTTAAGATTAGAAGAGGTTGGTTGGGAAGAAGATGGTATGAACTCTGTTTATTGCATACGTCATCTGGCCTCcaacttcaacaacaaattcaaaaatcagGACTTGAAAAAACAATTCATCAATTTAGGTATTACCACTATCTATTTTACTGCCAATTTTAGTGTTgatattttcttcaattcattttccattttttttgtttatttattacgTCCTTACAGCTTACGAGGTCAAGCAACCCACTGTCACTGCAAAGCTTACTGCACTAAGACACCAATACCCACAACAAGTTGCTTGGATATATAAAATTCCATTACAAAAATGGTCTCAAGCTTTTGATGGAGGGAGAAGATATGGACATATGACCACTAATCTTGCTGAGTGCATGAACTCCGTTTTAAAGGGAGCACGTTCATTACCGATTTGTGCTCTCATCAGAAAAACATTTGAGAGGACACAATCATGGTTTGTTGAACGAGGATTAAAAGCAAACTACATGCTACAAGCAGGCCACCAATTTCCTGAAGAAATTGCCGATATTATTAggaaaaatcaacaacaatttGCATATTGTCTTGTTCAGCGCTACAACCGTGAAAATTCAGAATTCGaagttcaagaaatttcaacacctCACCAATATCGCCCACATCCAGTTTCCTATAAGGTCAGGCTAAATGAATGGTGGTGNGATTGTGGTCACTTCCAAGCTACTCGTCTCCCATGTCATCacgttgttgttgtttgtgctAATTCTCATATACCACTAACCCAAGTAATCGACCCAGTGTACAGTCTTACCAACATTTTCAAGGCATACGAAGTACAATTCCACCCAATCCAAAACGAAGATTATTGGTCTACGTATACAGGTCCAAACTTCATACCAGATCCTAAAATGCGACGCAAGGCATCCGAAAGACCATCTACAAATAGGATTCGTAATGAGATGGATCAGTCCACTCCAGATCAGCCAAGAAAATGCTCTTACTACCACAACGAAGGTCATCATAGGGGAAATTGTCCATTTCGTCAATAGTTTTAATCTTACCATTTTGTAATccattcaaaaattaattagttaatgacaattaatatttcatttcaattttctcataccttttcatttttttataaaatataagttcatcctctaacacaaaaaagaaaagaaatgtgtCTACAACACAACTAAAACCTCATTCAACAATTAAACcactctggtaatcgattaccactgccttgtaatcgattaccaggggaAGTTTTTGCCTATCAcacactggtaagcgattaccatgccaattacacaattcaaagtgctggtaatcgattactgggaccttgtaatcgattaccagactGCTTTTTGTCTACAAAGCTGAAGTCGTGCAGGGATGGCACGACTTTAGCCTTTCGTAATCGATTACGGCTcaaatgtaatcgattacaacacaCTTGAGTCGTTTTTGGGTGCCACGACTTCATCACTGTTGATATGAACAGTGTGAAGTTGTGCAATGGTGGCACGACTTCTCTTTTGGAAGTCGTCATGGGGTAGCACGACTTTCCCATTTGcgtaatttttttcaaatttgccTATTTCCGTAATTAATGGGTCAAATTTACCCATATCCGTACAAAAACCTAGAtctatgtataaataaatataaatagggTTTCTTGTATTGATTTTGGGTAGAAATAAACACCGGtgcagaatatatatatatatatatatatatatatatatatatatatatatatatatatatatattgttttattgatttgagttaacagatatttttataaataagtcaAAAGAGCGAGACTTAGCATAAGcatataaaaatgagaaagaagaagTTTGTCACCATATTTTATCctacattaattattatataaacaatGTAGAAGTTTGACGTAATGATAACAAGTATCAACAAAACAGTTTGTGCATATAAAGTAGAGGCAATGCCAATATGAGTCACAAAAACCTTACAAGAAAACCCCTTTatcatttctaaatttaataaacatcCTTTCGTCACCTTATCAATAttacatttaatcatattaatgttagaaactaaaaaaacacaataatgTTGAGAGATTTTTCggaatgaatatatattatgattattaagaTGATGTGATGCAAGATAATAGTTTAAAATCCcttatattaagaaattaagaCATGAAGTGTTGAAAAACAAATGGACGTTTCCACTATTATTGTGATAGTTCTTAGAACTATCCTAACACCagcaaataaacaaaattcaaaatgaaattagaTGTTAATCCATGAGACCAGTTCAATAGGAattgtttagaaaatattaaatgtgtaaAATCCTATAAATCATTGAAACACAattcataaaacaatatatatatatatatatatatatatatatatatatatatatatatatatatatatataatcgaaTTATATCTTGTTAATGATGTATGTTATCTAGTCTTATcggtttattacttgatacaatttggtacacctgtcaaaatcttatttttttgcGCTGTTGCCAGAGACTCATGGTTaacactatattttttttatcctccTCAATCTCCTTTAAAGCACCAGCCCAAAAAGATTCTATTTGTGCTTTGATATCGCTTTTGGATTCCGGCATATATCAAGTTTGAGGGAAATGGGGTATCCAGTCATAAGTAGGGGTGgacaaattgaactgaactgtactgcactgctaaaaactgaactataaaacagttcagacaaactgaactgaactatattttgttttatcaaactgaaccgtactgaactgtactgtactgcagtatgaactgaactgaactattaactgaactgtaaactgtactaactgaactattaactaaattgtaaactgaactaaactattaactgaattgtaaattacactaactgaactattaactaaatgttaaactacactaattttaactaaactacaatataaactaaactgaactagtaactatactaattttaaactgaattgtactaatttttaaactaaataatataacaatacatgttctttttaattgaaaattattttaatatttattttattttattcataaatgtctaataaattgatttttaattatttaatatattattttctattttatttatatttcttttattattaaaaattattttattatttatttattttattaataaaaaaaatataaatatatatatatatatatatatatatatatatatatatatatatatatatatatatatataacttaaaaaatataaaaatataaattttgtgataaaaaagttgttttaaaaaattaattattatttttttatgtgaacagttatttttattaatattttattattaaataaagttttttttgacaagatgaaacaattgaactgaaattatagaagatgtaagagtagatacagttctcacagtATACTGAACTATTACTAGAAAtggatcagttatttttagtacaatgTAGTACAGTTAAGTGCAGTACAATAcaaatcagttatttttgcccagCCCTAATCATAAATAGATTTACATCGAACACTACTAGCAATATCTAAGAAATCATGCT
Coding sequences:
- the LOC106761468 gene encoding protein MAIN-LIKE 1-like, translating into MAFARHLPVDMSLLRLQDKHVVKAIWEGTERVLRPRRHAIWISKHVDELDERVMNILQASGFDHILKVSNMELNHVLVTALVERWRIETHTFHFPLGESTITLEDVALQLGLPIEGNVVTGISSGPLHLFCEQLLGHVPPENTVRGNRIKLSWLNNTFRQLPYDATDEVVQQHARAYMLIVIGSILMPDTSASMVHLMYLPLLADLDNVRSYSWASAALSCLYRALDHGTRLDQDNIRGCMILL
- the LOC106761478 gene encoding uncharacterized protein LOC106761478, whose protein sequence is MASWNFGASSSSQIIDEEPVILDNVDEFSTDDELDNLLHDQHNDDDQMTQSSQVXIXELHDRMQFQSKEETIAAIKQYHISNGYKYIVLESKPNIYVIRCVEYHNGCQWRLRAGYSKVRKYWEIKNIDGQHTCFSNILSQDHTNLDSTHIATIISNSVRTNPSIPIKSLIADIKARFGYSVSYRKAWIAKQKALAMEFGDWEESYNHLPRWLHAVKDANPGTILQCTXSPXDIDGEIDNNCYILERVFWSFGPCIQGFKYCKPILQVDGTFLTGKYHGTLLTAIAQDDNRNLFPLAFAIVEGETKEAMIWFFQLLREHVCPGQNICIITDRGKGILSALRLEEVGWEEDGMNSVYCIRHLASNFNNKFKNQDLKKQFINLAYEVKQPTVTAKLTALRHQYPQQVAWIYKIPLQKWSQAFDGGRRYGHMTTNLAECMNSVLKGARSLPICALIRKTFERTQSWFVERGLKANYMLQAGHQFPEEIADIIRKNQQQFAYCLVQRYNRENSEFEVQEISTPHQYRPHPVSYKVRLNEWWXDCGHFQATRLPCHHVVVVCANSHIPLTQVIDPVYSLTNIFKAYEVQFHPIQNEDYWSTYTGPNFIPDPKMRRKASERPSTNRIRNEMDQSTPDQPRKCSYYHNEGHHRGNCPFRQ